A DNA window from Actinomadura coerulea contains the following coding sequences:
- a CDS encoding plasmid mobilization protein — protein sequence MQRRSQLTGGRRRDREMRFRVSEEEYKEICEAAHRAGAAYGTFIVHTVQAATRQHRLGQQPTLALCEELRSIARQLNRIGVNINQLARIANATGRAPQELSASLAYLEKVLRRVDASSVEVGRLLR from the coding sequence CTGCAACGACGTTCGCAGCTCACAGGTGGGCGTCGACGAGATCGAGAGATGAGATTCCGAGTAAGCGAAGAGGAGTACAAGGAGATCTGCGAGGCAGCCCATCGAGCGGGCGCTGCCTACGGAACATTTATCGTCCACACCGTTCAGGCAGCCACTCGCCAGCACAGGCTCGGACAGCAACCGACCCTGGCGCTATGTGAGGAACTGCGCAGTATTGCGCGACAGCTGAACCGTATTGGTGTGAACATCAACCAACTGGCCCGAATAGCGAACGCAACGGGACGGGCTCCTCAGGAGCTATCCGCTTCGTTAGCGTACCTGGAGAAGGTTCTCCGGAGAGTGGACGCCTCGTCTGTTGAGGTAGGTCGGCTGCTGCGTTGA
- a CDS encoding relaxase/mobilization nuclease domain-containing protein, whose amino-acid sequence MIGKVTRGQGLARLLSYLYGPGKRNEHVDPHLVAGFRLPIALEPGTDSRGDRDYRHLVGVLTSPLDTLRHTPLALPIWQCSIRAAPADRRLSDEDWADIAEEVMHQTGLAPRGDDRACRWIAVRHADDHIHLVAVMAREDGRNPNLRRDYFKVAHACHIVENRYGLTPTAPADRTAAPRPTRAETELAHRKNWSEPPRSTLRRHVATAAAGAETEDDFFVALEQAGVLVKARESVRTPGEITGYAVALPGHTNREGQPVWFSGGKLAANLTLPKLRCRWSAPDEGRHFGQRSFSQAKLTHQERDAAYQQAARAAATATWQMRHIHDPAVRADLAAAASDVLHVTAAITGNRELARAADFYDRAAREPCARQSPATPYGTNLRTVARVLALSQIGGAHSHRPSLAGVLSHLIVQLAALIEAIAEHRQSQQRFAQAAAARKAAAQLTRLRQPTPRPTNPTLFRVPANDTPEHNAARLAAAGFPLPFPNLEADRSHRSTGPAPTPPARTAPRRLSQ is encoded by the coding sequence TTGATCGGGAAAGTGACACGCGGCCAAGGCCTCGCGCGACTGCTGTCGTACCTCTACGGACCAGGGAAACGTAACGAGCACGTCGATCCCCACCTTGTTGCAGGGTTCCGCCTGCCCATAGCTTTGGAGCCCGGCACGGACAGCAGAGGCGACCGCGACTATCGGCATCTGGTGGGAGTCCTGACCTCTCCGCTCGACACGCTTCGTCATACGCCGCTTGCCTTGCCGATCTGGCAGTGCTCGATCCGGGCAGCGCCGGCGGACCGACGCCTGTCGGATGAAGACTGGGCCGACATTGCTGAGGAGGTCATGCACCAGACCGGGTTGGCGCCGCGAGGTGATGACAGGGCATGCCGCTGGATCGCGGTCCGCCATGCCGATGACCACATCCATCTCGTTGCCGTCATGGCCCGCGAGGATGGACGCAACCCGAACCTACGTCGCGACTACTTCAAGGTCGCCCATGCCTGCCACATTGTCGAAAACCGCTACGGCCTAACCCCAACCGCACCCGCCGACCGCACAGCAGCGCCCCGACCAACCCGAGCCGAGACGGAACTCGCTCACCGAAAGAACTGGTCGGAACCGCCCCGCAGTACCCTCCGCCGGCACGTTGCCACCGCAGCTGCCGGAGCTGAGACCGAGGACGACTTCTTCGTCGCCCTTGAGCAGGCCGGAGTGCTGGTCAAGGCCCGCGAGAGCGTCCGCACTCCCGGGGAGATCACGGGCTACGCGGTCGCGCTTCCGGGCCACACCAACCGAGAGGGGCAGCCGGTCTGGTTTTCCGGCGGCAAGCTCGCCGCCAACCTCACCCTTCCAAAACTCCGCTGCCGCTGGTCGGCTCCCGATGAAGGTAGGCACTTCGGCCAGCGCTCTTTCAGCCAAGCGAAGCTGACTCACCAGGAGCGAGATGCCGCCTACCAACAGGCCGCAAGAGCCGCCGCGACAGCTACTTGGCAGATGCGCCACATCCATGACCCCGCCGTTCGTGCCGACCTAGCAGCCGCGGCCTCCGACGTCTTACACGTAACCGCGGCCATCACCGGCAACCGGGAACTCGCCCGCGCGGCCGACTTCTATGACCGAGCAGCTCGCGAACCCTGCGCGCGCCAGTCCCCCGCCACGCCCTATGGCACGAACCTTCGTACGGTTGCGCGGGTTCTGGCTCTGTCCCAGATCGGAGGGGCGCACAGTCATCGCCCGAGCCTCGCAGGCGTCCTCTCCCACCTGATCGTGCAGCTCGCTGCCCTTATCGAAGCGATCGCGGAGCACCGGCAATCGCAGCAACGCTTCGCCCAAGCAGCTGCAGCCCGTAAGGCTGCTGCCCAGCTCACCCGACTCCGCCAACCGACCCCACGGCCGACAAACCCGACGTTGTTCCGGGTGCCGGCCAACGACACACCCGAGCACAACGCTGCGCGACTCGCTGCCGCCGGCTTTCCTCTGCCCTTCCCCAACCTGGAGGCAGACCGTTCCCACCGATCTACCGGGCCTGCGCCCACACCGCCGGCGCGCACCGCCCCTCGCCGCCTATCGCAGTAG
- a CDS encoding EcsC family protein — protein sequence MIADGEAGKVAAYAKINKLVQALARRATWEQLNHNVVIKVVQKVFARFGFTLTKKKLGQVLPVIGIAFGAGANTIFLKRITDDAEHLYRERFLRERYGIEAEPDLVTTDADSREDVVMVEIVDAGILGEDNERERDDPMPATEGDERG from the coding sequence TTGATCGCCGATGGAGAGGCCGGAAAGGTCGCTGCCTACGCGAAAATCAACAAGCTTGTCCAAGCGCTCGCCCGCCGTGCGACATGGGAGCAACTGAACCATAACGTCGTGATCAAGGTGGTGCAGAAGGTCTTCGCACGCTTCGGATTCACCCTCACGAAGAAGAAGCTGGGACAAGTGTTACCGGTCATAGGTATCGCGTTCGGTGCCGGGGCAAACACGATATTCCTAAAGCGTATTACAGATGACGCGGAGCATCTGTACCGCGAGCGCTTTCTACGTGAGCGCTACGGGATTGAAGCGGAACCAGACTTGGTTACCACCGATGCAGACTCTCGTGAGGACGTCGTCATGGTCGAGATCGTCGACGCCGGGATCCTCGGTGAGGACAACGAGCGCGAACGTGACGATCCTATGCCGGCCACCGAAGGCGATGAGCGAGGGTGA